In a genomic window of Temnothorax longispinosus isolate EJ_2023e unplaced genomic scaffold, Tlon_JGU_v1 HiC_scaffold_305, whole genome shotgun sequence:
- the LOC139824250 gene encoding uncharacterized protein, with translation MVLQITKDKKRIELKENMEKLVNKRLLEDDDVFGKKTIPIKRANTLSVQPHEESDVDNNKEVEEMDSNSSESRNSYGSSTDNSDDEEIEKEKLIRQLSAKLDITMLRKLANKDATETTSSKASSLLAQLSSSSHDYLDAENSFGNGSHDSSNPSRSNGQEVKSNKPENLGNVNNGPNNLPDPSIVDQQPINAFHEDMSINTCNVNPPINDNNKQNVGNGQIQIYTITNPERGVCISEEDQIYCTKKAYTKAEESNCATKALRAMLEGVFTKDTLMRCSVSGLPPRGKGRQAYTQDPSMVLNALPIEGVDAIINKVLVLQREKRMRPKKVQSELRSTLSTRLCEIRKREQAILQQQNQRQ, from the exons ATGGTTTTGCAGATAACCAAAGACAAAAAGAGGATTGAATTAAAAGAGAACATGGAGAAACTGGTCAATAAACGACTCCTGGAGGATGATGATGTTTTT GGTAAGAAAACTATACCAATTAAAAGGGCCAATACGTTATCTGTTCAGCCTCATGAGGAATCTGATGTAGATAATAATAAGGAAGTGGAG GAAATGGATTCCAACTCATCAGAAAGTAGAAACAGTTATGGTAGTTCAACTGATAATTCTGATGATGAAGAaattgagaaagaaaag tTGATAAGACAACTATCTGCCAAGCTTGATATTACAATGTTACGGAAACTGGCTAATAAGGATGCTACTGAAACCACTTCTAGCAAGGCCAGTAGTTTACTTGCCCAATTAAGTAGTTCATCACATGACTACTTAG ATGCAGAGAATTCATTCGGTAATGGTTCTCATGATTCATCTAACCCTTCCCGAAGCAATGGTCAAGAAGTCAAATCTAATAAACCTGAGAATCTTGGCAATGTCAATAACGGACCCAACAATCTTCCAGACCCATCTATTGTGGATCAGCAGCCCATTAATGCATTTCATGAGGATATGTCTATTAATACGTGTAATGTAAATCCACccattaatgataataataaacaaaatgtaGGAAATGGTCAGATCCAAATTTATACCATCACTAATCCAGAAAGA GGTGTCTGTATTTCTGAAGAAGATCAAATATACTGTACCAAGAAGGCTTATACTAAAGCAGAGGAATCGAATTGTGCAACAAAGGCTCTTCGAGCTATGTTGGAAGGTGTCTTCACCAAAGACACGTTAATGCGCTGCTCTGTCTCAGGGCTGCCTCCCAGAGGCAAAGGGCGACAAGCTTACACACAGGATCCGTCAATGGTCTTAAATGCCCTTCCTATTGAAGGAGTAGATGCCATTATTA ATAAAGTCTTGGTTTTGCAAAGAGAAAAGCGTATGAGACCAAAAAAGGTACAGTCTGAGTTGCGGTCAACTTTGTCCACCCGTCTATGTGAAATACGTAAGAGGGAGCAAGCGATATTGCAACAACAGAACCAGAGGCAGTAG